The Mucilaginibacter mallensis genome has a segment encoding these proteins:
- a CDS encoding nucleoside hydrolase has product MSPLFAFCQTSSPITPRMRVIIDNDFGGDPDGLFQLTHLLLSPSVEIRAIIGTHLNAHDGFDPSKTQADNAAKKARELLSIMKIDGKIPVIAGSNSGMQNDSTPVKSDAVDFIIKEALRTDTKLPLYVLCGAGLTEIASAALTKPEIAGKLTLIWIGGPEYNDLALPPPNASPIEYNLNIDIYAARAVFNRSQINLWQLPRNVYRQAILPYSELVLKIKPNGEIGKYLYNTLENLMARMQKYKLNLGETYILGDSPLVLLTALQSSFEPDPSSSDYVNKPCPTISSSGIYQLNPGGRKIRVYQHIDTGLMFSDFFAKLELFKN; this is encoded by the coding sequence ATGTCGCCGCTCTTTGCCTTTTGCCAAACGTCTTCTCCAATAACACCACGTATGCGTGTGATTATTGACAATGATTTTGGAGGTGACCCGGATGGCCTTTTCCAGTTAACCCACCTACTTTTGTCGCCCTCGGTGGAAATAAGAGCGATTATCGGTACACACCTGAACGCTCACGATGGGTTTGATCCGTCCAAAACACAGGCAGACAATGCCGCAAAAAAAGCCCGTGAATTATTGTCGATAATGAAAATAGATGGTAAGATACCCGTGATAGCCGGCTCTAATTCCGGCATGCAAAACGACAGTACCCCGGTAAAAAGCGATGCCGTTGATTTTATTATTAAAGAGGCATTACGGACCGATACCAAATTGCCGCTATACGTACTATGCGGCGCGGGCCTTACCGAAATTGCTTCAGCAGCTTTGACTAAACCGGAAATTGCAGGAAAACTAACACTGATATGGATTGGCGGTCCCGAATACAACGACCTTGCCTTGCCGCCACCTAATGCCTCTCCAATCGAGTATAACCTGAATATAGACATTTATGCGGCAAGAGCGGTGTTCAACCGGAGCCAGATCAACTTATGGCAGTTGCCCCGCAACGTTTACCGGCAAGCGATTTTGCCTTATTCAGAACTGGTACTAAAAATTAAGCCCAACGGTGAAATCGGCAAATACCTTTACAATACCCTTGAAAATTTGATGGCGAGGATGCAAAAGTACAAGCTGAACCTTGGTGAAACATATATCCTGGGCGATAGCCCCCTGGTATTATTAACCGCCCTGCAATCCTCTTTCGAGCCGGACCCCTCATCCAGCGATTATGTGAATAAGCCCTGTCCCACCATTAGCAGCTCCGGTATTTATCAATTAAATCCCGGCGGTAGAAAAATTAGGGTATATCAGCATATTGATACCGGCTTGATGTTTAGTGATTTTTTTGCGAAGCTGGAGCTATTTAAAAATTAG
- a CDS encoding aldo/keto reductase, whose amino-acid sequence MPDKNFTPYTFDMPPVVFGTSGLGNLFVALPDEIKQEIVKECITHTNGKLIFDSAGKYGAGLALESLGKCLKALNVDPEDVIISNKLGWVRTELKTPEPTFEPDVWRDLKYDAEQHISYDGILECFEQGNELLNGYIPQMVSVHDPDEYLAKAQSADEDAKLYNDILEAYRALATLKRDGKVKAIGVGAKDWRSIARVYNDVDLDWVMIANSMTIKSHLRPLLDFMKKLEDDGVQIINSAVFHSGYLIGGDYFDYKLIAADEPQNKALVKWREDFFKLCAKFNIKPAEACVQFALMAPGVKSIALSTTNPKRVKDNIAMGGVSVPKAFWNEMISQELIDKKYFEFNTNTLS is encoded by the coding sequence ATGCCAGATAAAAATTTCACACCATACACTTTTGATATGCCGCCGGTAGTTTTCGGCACCAGCGGTTTAGGGAATTTGTTTGTGGCTTTGCCTGATGAGATAAAACAAGAAATAGTGAAAGAATGCATTACCCATACCAACGGCAAGCTCATCTTTGATTCGGCCGGTAAATATGGTGCAGGTTTAGCGCTTGAATCATTGGGTAAATGTTTAAAGGCTTTAAATGTTGATCCGGAAGATGTGATCATCAGTAATAAATTAGGGTGGGTACGCACCGAGCTAAAAACACCGGAACCAACGTTTGAACCGGACGTTTGGCGCGATCTGAAATATGACGCGGAGCAGCACATCAGCTATGATGGCATACTTGAGTGTTTTGAGCAGGGCAATGAACTGCTGAACGGTTATATCCCGCAAATGGTATCGGTACATGATCCGGATGAATACCTGGCTAAAGCACAATCGGCCGATGAGGATGCAAAGTTATATAACGATATACTGGAGGCTTACCGTGCGCTTGCAACCTTAAAACGCGATGGTAAGGTTAAAGCAATAGGTGTGGGGGCCAAAGACTGGCGTTCTATAGCACGTGTTTATAATGATGTTGATCTGGATTGGGTGATGATAGCCAACAGCATGACCATTAAAAGTCATCTCAGGCCTTTGCTCGATTTTATGAAAAAACTGGAAGATGATGGTGTACAGATCATCAACTCCGCCGTGTTCCATTCCGGTTATTTAATTGGCGGGGATTATTTCGACTATAAACTTATAGCCGCTGATGAACCTCAAAATAAAGCATTGGTAAAATGGCGTGAGGATTTTTTTAAGCTCTGTGCTAAATTTAACATAAAGCCTGCCGAAGCCTGTGTGCAGTTTGCCTTAATGGCACCGGGGGTTAAAAGCATCGCCCTAAGCACTACCAACCCAAAAAGGGTAAAGGATAATATAGCGATGGGCGGGGTGAGTGTGCCAAAAGCATTTTGGAATGAAATGATCAGCCAGGAATTGATCGATAAAAAGTATTTTGAATTCAACACCAATACCTTGTCATGA
- a CDS encoding zinc-binding alcohol dehydrogenase family protein has product MEILTCVEPGILDYGERKKPVLIKDHAIIKIKRIGICGTDLHAFEGTQPFFNYPRVLGHELSGELVAFDNAPGFEINESVTFTPYFSCGHCIACRSGNTNCCVSIQVCGVHIDGGMAEYLMVPSHTLLHGEGLSFDELALVEPLAIGAHGIRRAAVTGGEFVLIIGAGPIGLGTMEFARIRGAKVIALDINEERLNFCREILNVDYTINASSVDVVQQLKDITGGDMPTVVIDATGNLKAINNAFQYLAHGGRYVLIGLQKGDICFSHPEFHKREATLMSSRNATVLDFDYVINSIKKGLITPLKYITHRVKFSEVKRDFTSWLKPENGVIKAMISMDDVY; this is encoded by the coding sequence ATGGAAATATTAACATGTGTTGAGCCTGGAATACTTGATTATGGGGAACGAAAGAAGCCAGTGTTAATCAAAGATCACGCGATTATCAAGATCAAAAGGATTGGCATTTGCGGAACCGACTTGCATGCATTTGAAGGTACACAACCTTTTTTTAACTACCCCCGTGTGTTAGGGCACGAACTCTCCGGAGAATTGGTGGCATTTGATAATGCTCCTGGGTTTGAAATCAATGAGAGCGTAACTTTTACGCCATACTTTAGTTGCGGGCATTGCATAGCATGCCGGTCTGGCAATACTAATTGTTGTGTTAGCATTCAAGTTTGCGGTGTACACATAGACGGTGGTATGGCTGAATACCTGATGGTTCCTTCGCATACCTTGCTGCATGGTGAGGGACTTAGTTTTGATGAGCTGGCACTTGTTGAACCATTGGCCATTGGTGCTCACGGCATCAGACGTGCAGCCGTTACAGGTGGTGAGTTTGTGTTGATCATTGGTGCAGGGCCTATTGGTTTAGGGACAATGGAATTTGCCCGGATACGTGGTGCTAAAGTAATTGCTTTAGATATTAATGAGGAGCGACTTAACTTTTGCCGGGAAATACTTAATGTAGATTATACCATCAATGCTTCCTCTGTTGATGTGGTACAGCAGTTAAAGGATATAACCGGCGGAGATATGCCAACTGTAGTTATTGATGCGACAGGAAATCTTAAAGCTATTAATAACGCCTTTCAATACCTGGCACATGGGGGCAGGTATGTTTTAATAGGATTGCAAAAAGGGGATATCTGCTTCAGTCACCCTGAATTTCATAAACGGGAAGCCACTTTGATGAGCAGCAGAAATGCCACTGTTTTGGATTTTGATTATGTCATCAATTCTATCAAAAAAGGATTAATAACCCCTTTAAAGTATATAACGCACAGGGTGAAATTCAGTGAGGTTAAAAGAGACTTTACAAGTTGGCTAAAACCGGAAAACGGCGTGATAAAGGCTATGATTTCAATGGATGATGTCTATTAA
- a CDS encoding glycoside hydrolase family 97 protein: MNLKFYYVLSAVILLAVPCFAQTFKLASPDKRTVVEINNDTRLQYTVSSNGLTVIHPSSLGFEFKDEPAIGANMTIIGHAEHAVAQTWIPVVKTKHQVIADCYNELMLSLVEKSGQLRRMNLYFRVYNDGVAFRYQLFGADKIGDRQITRELTSFNLPATAKAWVADYGSYTSSQESEFEPRTLNHITEKTIAGLPLLVELDGSHYAAITEADIDNYPGFYIGVLKTDTGATDKIDLVTKLSPLPGEGESGVKARFTNDLLTPWRVVMLADSPGKLIESELIQNLNPPCALKDASWIKPGMSAWDNWWSGDVKMDMPTIKKYIDLASAQHWPYMLIDWQWYGAFNKPEADITKPASQLNMPEILAYAKAKKVKCWLWLYSSDVNRNDNFEKAFPIYERWGIAGIKIDFMDRDDQQMVNWYHRIIETSAKYHLMVDFHGAYKPDGIIRTYPNMITREGVLGEEYSKFSTRITPEHNTTLPFTRMLAGQMDYTPGGFLNVSKNKFRVGNPTEVMNSRCAELAKFVIYESPFTVYCDSPDHLLGQPGAEFLKTIPTTWDDIKVLGGYPGEYIIIAKRKGDNWYIGAMTNSNQRVLKVNTDFLSKGDYILTAWNDERGFPEKLNKTKRNVTAQSFITISMDAAGGWAGVIVRNK, from the coding sequence ATGAATCTGAAATTTTACTATGTCCTGAGTGCTGTCATTTTACTGGCAGTTCCTTGTTTTGCACAAACTTTTAAGCTGGCATCGCCGGATAAAAGAACTGTTGTAGAAATAAACAACGATACCCGGTTGCAATATACTGTTTCCAGTAACGGTTTAACAGTGATCCATCCTTCATCACTTGGGTTCGAGTTTAAGGATGAACCGGCTATTGGTGCCAATATGACCATAATTGGTCATGCGGAACATGCCGTTGCCCAAACCTGGATACCTGTGGTAAAAACAAAGCACCAGGTTATAGCTGATTGTTATAACGAATTGATGCTATCATTGGTAGAGAAATCAGGGCAGTTACGCCGGATGAATCTCTATTTCAGAGTCTATAATGATGGCGTGGCTTTTCGTTATCAGTTATTCGGGGCGGATAAAATCGGTGACCGGCAGATAACCAGGGAACTTACCAGCTTTAATTTACCAGCCACTGCAAAGGCCTGGGTTGCAGATTATGGCAGTTATACCTCCTCGCAAGAGTCCGAGTTCGAGCCGCGAACCCTGAACCACATCACGGAAAAAACAATTGCCGGCTTACCCTTACTGGTAGAATTGGATGGGAGTCATTACGCGGCTATTACAGAAGCAGATATTGATAATTATCCGGGGTTTTATATTGGAGTGCTAAAAACAGATACCGGTGCGACCGATAAAATCGACCTGGTCACCAAGTTGTCGCCTTTGCCTGGTGAAGGTGAGAGCGGGGTTAAGGCCCGGTTTACCAATGATCTGCTCACACCCTGGCGTGTGGTCATGTTGGCGGATTCGCCAGGCAAATTAATTGAATCGGAGTTGATACAGAATTTGAACCCTCCCTGTGCCCTAAAAGATGCCAGCTGGATTAAACCCGGTATGAGTGCCTGGGATAACTGGTGGAGCGGCGACGTGAAAATGGACATGCCAACTATCAAAAAATACATAGACCTGGCATCGGCACAACACTGGCCCTATATGCTCATTGATTGGCAATGGTATGGGGCATTTAACAAACCAGAGGCGGATATTACCAAACCTGCGTCACAATTAAATATGCCGGAGATTTTAGCATACGCTAAAGCCAAAAAGGTTAAATGCTGGCTTTGGTTATACAGTTCTGATGTTAACCGAAATGATAATTTTGAAAAGGCTTTTCCAATTTATGAACGATGGGGTATTGCCGGAATTAAAATTGATTTTATGGACCGGGACGATCAGCAAATGGTAAACTGGTATCATCGTATTATTGAAACATCTGCAAAATATCATTTAATGGTTGATTTTCATGGCGCCTATAAGCCAGATGGAATTATTCGCACCTACCCGAACATGATCACCCGTGAAGGCGTTTTAGGAGAAGAGTATTCAAAATTCTCTACCAGGATTACCCCCGAACACAATACGACACTTCCATTTACACGAATGCTGGCAGGCCAGATGGATTATACACCAGGAGGCTTTTTAAATGTAAGTAAGAATAAGTTTCGTGTTGGTAATCCTACCGAGGTAATGAACAGCCGGTGTGCCGAACTTGCGAAGTTCGTTATTTACGAAAGTCCGTTCACCGTTTACTGTGATTCACCCGATCATCTGTTGGGGCAACCAGGCGCAGAATTTTTAAAAACAATTCCCACCACCTGGGATGACATTAAAGTACTTGGCGGCTATCCCGGTGAGTATATTATTATCGCTAAAAGGAAGGGTGACAACTGGTATATTGGTGCAATGACTAATAGTAATCAACGAGTATTAAAAGTTAATACTGATTTTCTGTCTAAAGGGGATTATATACTGACTGCCTGGAACGATGAGAGAGGGTTTCCTGAAAAGCTTAACAAAACGAAAAGAAACGTTACCGCTCAGTCATTCATCACTATCTCAATGGATGCTGCAGGTGGTTGGGCAGGAGTAATCGTGAGAAATAAGTAA
- a CDS encoding UpxY family transcription antiterminator — MIIGLKKNIAQWMVIYTRSNFEKKVDKNLKEQGIVSYCPLITSRNKWADRVKTVEKPFFSSYLFVKASPLEVNKIKSSPGVITLLSHNGKHVVITELEIEQIRSITQNYADAEVISLKSLKIGDKVKITDGLLVNKEGLVNKIMGTKVLMVIEQLDCAVVVKVNQLALNVAS, encoded by the coding sequence ATGATAATTGGATTAAAAAAAAATATCGCCCAGTGGATGGTTATTTATACCCGATCTAATTTTGAAAAAAAAGTTGATAAGAATCTTAAAGAACAGGGGATTGTTTCTTATTGCCCGTTGATCACATCCCGCAACAAATGGGCTGATAGGGTAAAGACGGTAGAAAAGCCTTTTTTTTCATCATATCTTTTTGTAAAAGCTTCTCCGTTAGAGGTAAATAAGATTAAGAGTTCCCCAGGGGTGATTACTTTGTTATCTCATAATGGTAAACACGTGGTAATTACAGAGCTGGAAATTGAGCAGATCAGATCAATTACACAAAACTACGCGGATGCTGAGGTTATTAGCTTAAAAAGTTTAAAAATTGGCGACAAGGTAAAAATAACCGACGGCCTGCTTGTGAATAAAGAAGGCCTTGTAAACAAGATTATGGGAACAAAAGTACTCATGGTTATTGAACAACTGGATTGCGCCGTTGTTGTAAAAGTTAATCAACTGGCCTTAAATGTCGCCAGTTAG
- a CDS encoding helix-turn-helix domain-containing protein, translating into MNKPVKFDLIGLFVVQIRLYKVCKFEIVVYITPLIYIFSDMIKRALQHTFSLLNVDYVQLNTKWNYGNVISPYYRIYYIDSGAGEISDPAVLLKLEPGYLYIIPSFTLCNLSCNDHLSQYFVQFFEESNDGTSLFSNNRTILKAEASDTDIKLFIRLLEINPGRGINRSDNPKIYEKNIFYKEYQELNNQQNIATYMETQGILLQLVARFLNPKIYKHHEKNIIPIKITETLSYILVNLHQELSVSYLASRVNQNIDYFSRQFKEYTGERPINYINEKRIERAQYLMATSRMSYSEISLQTGFENLSYFSKTFKKFTGMSPREYKKQIYSVGFDHQG; encoded by the coding sequence GTGAATAAGCCTGTCAAATTTGATTTAATTGGACTATTTGTTGTACAAATCCGACTTTACAAAGTGTGTAAATTTGAAATTGTTGTATATATTACGCCCTTAATTTATATTTTTTCAGATATGATTAAGAGAGCCTTACAACACACCTTTTCGCTGCTGAATGTCGACTATGTCCAGCTTAATACAAAATGGAACTACGGGAACGTCATCAGCCCCTATTACAGGATATATTATATTGATAGTGGGGCCGGCGAAATATCGGACCCGGCAGTTTTATTGAAACTTGAACCGGGTTATTTGTACATCATTCCTAGTTTCACGTTATGTAATTTGAGTTGTAACGACCATCTCAGTCAATATTTCGTACAGTTTTTTGAAGAGTCAAATGACGGCACTTCGTTATTTTCTAATAACAGGACCATATTAAAGGCTGAAGCAAGCGATACAGATATAAAACTATTCATCCGTTTGCTGGAAATCAATCCAGGCAGGGGCATTAACCGCTCTGATAACCCTAAAATATACGAAAAGAATATTTTCTATAAAGAATATCAGGAACTTAATAATCAACAAAACATAGCAACCTACATGGAAACGCAGGGTATACTTTTACAATTAGTAGCTAGATTTTTGAATCCGAAAATTTATAAACACCACGAAAAAAATATCATACCGATTAAAATAACCGAAACACTAAGCTATATTTTGGTTAACCTCCATCAAGAGCTTTCCGTCTCTTATTTGGCATCAAGGGTTAATCAAAATATAGACTATTTTTCCCGTCAGTTTAAAGAGTACACCGGCGAACGGCCAATAAATTATATTAACGAAAAGCGCATTGAACGGGCACAATATCTAATGGCAACGAGTCGAATGAGCTATTCAGAAATTAGTCTGCAAACAGGTTTTGAAAATTTGTCCTATTTTTCAAAAACCTTTAAAAAATTCACAGGGATGTCTCCACGTGAATATAAAAAACAAATTTATTCGGTTGGCTTTGATCATCAAGGATAA
- a CDS encoding helix-turn-helix domain-containing protein, which produces MDTHRGQIVEMVIRREGYSISELARLAKVNRRSVYYWFNQQFLKTEIIYQIGVYIKHDFSIEFPHIFKSDDFKQLNTFGNLNIVKNPEVNTDAEYWKNKYLEILEKYNDLLVRTAEWYANENRAENNDIVR; this is translated from the coding sequence ATGGATACGCACCGTGGACAAATTGTAGAAATGGTAATCAGGCGCGAGGGCTATAGTATAAGTGAATTGGCCAGGCTCGCCAAAGTTAACCGCAGATCGGTGTATTACTGGTTTAATCAACAATTTTTAAAAACAGAAATAATTTACCAGATAGGTGTGTATATAAAACACGACTTTTCTATTGAATTTCCCCATATATTTAAATCGGATGATTTTAAACAATTGAATACATTTGGTAATCTCAATATTGTTAAAAACCCTGAAGTAAACACAGATGCCGAGTACTGGAAAAATAAATACCTTGAAATCTTAGAAAAATATAATGATCTTTTAGTAAGGACCGCCGAATGGTATGCCAATGAGAATCGTGCTGAAAACAATGATATTGTGCGGTAA
- the fucP gene encoding L-fucose:H+ symporter permease, with product MGALSQSRNEVWGFVPRRNLLSFSLVTMLFLIWGIPNNMNDILIKQFMKSFELSRTQAGLIQSAFYMGYFFLAVPSGLIMKKYSYKVGLIAGLLLFALGCCLFWPAAVAGKYGLFLFALFVIASGLTFLETGANIFIVELGESQSAERRLNFSQAFNPIGAVLGVLIGTIFILSGIEHDPLKITAMKLSGEYQHYLQQETMRVVTPYLVLAAFAVLWSIFLMFTKFPKGRDELKEENAVKANSRELLKYPHFYKGVISQFFYCGAQTCTWSFFIQYVQDFTGQPEKIAGYFLTGTLVAFGVGRFSATYIMRYVSPGKLMGIYGFVNVGLVAIAILIPGFIGVWAIFFTSFFMSLMYPTNFALSIRNLGNNAKIGGSIMVMAIVGGAFFPPVMGLIAESTKSMAIAMVIPLICYLYIAYYALRGSKIPGELIEEVAASAKILPTH from the coding sequence ATGGGTGCTTTATCACAATCGAGGAATGAAGTTTGGGGTTTTGTACCACGGCGGAATTTGTTATCATTTTCGCTGGTTACCATGTTGTTTTTGATTTGGGGTATCCCGAATAACATGAATGATATTTTGATAAAACAGTTCATGAAATCATTTGAATTGAGCCGTACCCAGGCGGGCCTGATCCAATCAGCCTTTTATATGGGTTATTTCTTTTTGGCGGTGCCATCCGGGCTTATCATGAAAAAGTACTCCTATAAAGTAGGCCTTATTGCCGGTTTACTGCTTTTTGCATTAGGGTGTTGCCTGTTTTGGCCCGCAGCAGTTGCAGGTAAATATGGCTTATTCCTGTTCGCCTTATTTGTGATCGCCTCGGGCTTAACTTTTTTAGAGACCGGTGCCAATATATTTATTGTTGAACTGGGCGAATCCCAATCAGCGGAGCGCAGGCTTAACTTTTCGCAGGCATTTAACCCTATAGGCGCTGTTTTGGGCGTGCTTATAGGTACTATATTTATTCTTTCAGGCATTGAGCACGATCCGCTGAAAATTACCGCCATGAAACTATCCGGCGAATACCAGCATTACCTGCAGCAGGAAACCATGCGTGTGGTAACGCCTTACCTGGTGTTGGCTGCCTTTGCAGTATTATGGAGCATTTTCCTGATGTTTACCAAATTTCCGAAGGGTAGGGATGAGCTAAAAGAAGAAAACGCCGTTAAAGCCAACAGCAGGGAGCTGTTGAAGTACCCGCATTTTTATAAAGGGGTGATTTCGCAGTTTTTTTACTGCGGCGCGCAAACCTGTACCTGGAGTTTCTTTATCCAATACGTACAGGATTTTACAGGCCAGCCCGAGAAAATAGCTGGGTATTTTTTAACAGGCACACTGGTGGCTTTTGGGGTAGGCAGGTTTTCGGCCACCTATATCATGCGCTATGTATCACCGGGCAAACTAATGGGGATATACGGGTTTGTCAACGTAGGGTTGGTAGCCATTGCCATATTAATACCTGGGTTTATAGGCGTTTGGGCCATATTTTTCACCAGCTTTTTTATGTCGCTGATGTACCCAACCAATTTTGCACTTAGCATTCGTAACCTGGGCAATAACGCCAAAATTGGCGGCTCAATTATGGTGATGGCTATTGTGGGTGGGGCATTCTTTCCACCTGTGATGGGTTTAATTGCCGAATCAACAAAAAGCATGGCTATTGCTATGGTTATACCATTAATATGCTACCTGTATATTGCTTACTATGCGTTAAGGGGTTCAAAAATACCCGGTGAACTTATTGAAGAAGTTGCAGCATCTGCCAAAATATTACCTACACATTAA
- a CDS encoding L-rhamnose mutarotase, translating into MKRYCLTLDLKDDLALIAEYEHWHKSENSWPEINKSIKDAGIIFMEIYRVSNRLFMIMATIDAFDFGRKAVADANNPKVQEWEELMWKFQQPLQFAKPGEKWVLMDKIFQLG; encoded by the coding sequence ATGAAAAGATACTGTTTGACACTTGACCTGAAGGATGACCTGGCATTAATAGCAGAATATGAACATTGGCACAAAAGTGAAAATAGCTGGCCGGAGATTAATAAAAGCATTAAGGATGCTGGTATTATATTCATGGAAATATATAGGGTAAGTAATAGACTTTTTATGATAATGGCTACCATTGACGCTTTTGATTTTGGAAGGAAAGCAGTAGCTGATGCCAATAACCCTAAAGTTCAGGAATGGGAGGAATTGATGTGGAAATTTCAGCAGCCGCTGCAATTTGCCAAGCCCGGCGAGAAATGGGTTTTGATGGACAAGATATTTCAATTGGGTTGA
- a CDS encoding alpha-L-fucosidase, producing MKRRTLIKGLATGLSSIYLSKLYGSSLLQTHSHSGITAGPFEPTWKSLAQYQVPDWFRDAKFGIWAHWGPQCQPERGDWYARGMYEEGSDQYNYHIQKYGHPSKFGFKDVINDWKAENWDPGELVDLYKRAGAKYFMALANHHDNFDLYDSKYQQWNSTKIGPKKDLIGGWAKAAKQHDLPFGVTVHASHPWTWYEVAQRADKSGPYAGIPYDGKLNKADGAGKWWNGYDPQELYAQNHALSQDSLDDNSMGGHWAWGNGASVPDKAYCDKFFNRTIELIDKYGPELIYFDDNVLPLWPISDVGLKLAAHMYNTSIKKHGKLQAALFGKILDEQQRKCMIWDIERGQSNQIEPLPWQTDTCIGGWHYDRRLFDNKGYKNAKTVIHTLVDVVSKNGNLLLNIPVRGDGTIDSEERAVVEEVVAWMQINSEAIYGTRPWKVFGEGPAMESVAPISAQGFNEGKGKPLGAEDFRFTTKGKTLYAIMMGWPKDNSALIKKLVASDLIGKISDVKLLGNDKLSFEQTAAGLKVNLPEQSPGKDAFVLKIEGAI from the coding sequence ATGAAAAGAAGAACGCTGATAAAGGGGTTAGCTACAGGATTATCTTCCATTTACCTGTCGAAACTTTACGGAAGTAGTTTATTGCAAACTCATTCACATTCGGGTATTACTGCCGGGCCATTTGAGCCAACATGGAAGTCGTTAGCACAATATCAAGTTCCTGATTGGTTTCGCGATGCCAAATTTGGGATATGGGCGCACTGGGGCCCGCAATGCCAGCCAGAACGTGGTGACTGGTATGCCCGTGGTATGTACGAAGAGGGCAGCGACCAATATAACTACCACATTCAAAAATATGGGCACCCTTCAAAATTTGGCTTCAAGGATGTAATCAACGATTGGAAAGCCGAGAACTGGGATCCTGGTGAATTGGTTGACTTATACAAACGTGCTGGTGCCAAATACTTTATGGCTTTGGCTAATCATCATGATAACTTTGATTTGTATGATAGCAAATATCAGCAATGGAATTCTACAAAAATTGGCCCTAAGAAAGATCTTATTGGCGGCTGGGCTAAGGCTGCTAAACAACATGACCTGCCTTTTGGTGTCACAGTGCATGCCTCGCACCCATGGACATGGTACGAGGTTGCCCAACGGGCGGATAAAAGTGGACCTTACGCGGGCATCCCTTACGATGGCAAGCTTAACAAGGCAGATGGTGCAGGCAAATGGTGGAACGGGTATGATCCACAGGAATTGTATGCCCAAAATCATGCCTTGAGTCAGGATAGCCTTGACGACAATAGCATGGGCGGCCATTGGGCCTGGGGCAATGGCGCAAGTGTGCCTGATAAAGCCTATTGCGATAAATTTTTTAACCGCACTATTGAACTGATCGACAAATACGGCCCTGAGCTTATTTATTTTGATGACAATGTGTTACCGCTTTGGCCAATAAGTGATGTGGGCTTAAAACTTGCCGCACATATGTATAATACCAGTATCAAAAAGCACGGCAAGTTGCAAGCTGCATTGTTTGGCAAAATACTGGATGAGCAGCAGCGCAAGTGTATGATATGGGATATTGAACGCGGGCAAAGCAACCAGATCGAACCACTGCCCTGGCAAACGGATACTTGTATTGGCGGTTGGCATTATGATCGCCGTTTGTTTGATAACAAGGGCTATAAAAACGCCAAAACAGTGATCCATACACTGGTAGATGTGGTAAGCAAAAACGGCAATTTGCTGTTAAATATCCCGGTACGTGGTGACGGCACTATTGACAGCGAAGAACGCGCAGTTGTGGAAGAAGTTGTCGCCTGGATGCAGATCAACAGTGAAGCTATTTATGGTACACGGCCCTGGAAAGTGTTTGGTGAAGGCCCGGCTATGGAGTCGGTGGCACCAATCAGCGCACAGGGATTTAACGAAGGTAAGGGTAAACCACTTGGGGCTGAAGATTTTCGCTTTACAACCAAGGGCAAAACGCTTTATGCTATTATGATGGGCTGGCCAAAAGATAATAGCGCCCTAATAAAAAAATTAGTCGCCAGTGATCTGATTGGTAAAATAAGCGATGTGAAACTACTTGGAAATGATAAGTTGAGTTTTGAGCAAACCGCAGCCGGTCTGAAGGTCAATTTGCCCGAACAGTCTCCGGGAAAAGATGCATTCGTTTTAAAAATCGAAGGGGCTATTTAG